The following coding sequences lie in one Streptomyces sp. NBC_00510 genomic window:
- a CDS encoding D-alanyl-D-alanine carboxypeptidase has product MKNGIKITSRVSAVTITAGAVLSAAALTVPAQAATLTVPTITAKGGFVMNNGTGKALYSKAADTRRSTGSTTKIMTARVVLAQPNLNLDAKVTIQKAYSDYIVSKGASSAHLIVGDKVTVRQLLYGLMLPSGCDAAYALADKFGSGSTRAARVKSFIGKMNSTAKSLGLKNTHFDSFDGIGNGGNYSTPRDLTKLASSAMKYSTFRSVVKTTSTKQKVTTKSGGYRYMSWTNTNTLLKSYSGTIGVKTGSGAVAKYCLVFAATRNGKTVIGTVLASTSATSRATDATKLMNYGFKK; this is encoded by the coding sequence TTGAAAAACGGCATAAAGATCACATCCCGCGTGTCTGCGGTGACCATCACTGCGGGAGCAGTGTTGTCCGCCGCAGCACTCACCGTCCCGGCCCAGGCCGCGACGCTTACGGTGCCCACGATCACCGCCAAGGGCGGCTTCGTGATGAACAACGGGACGGGTAAGGCCCTCTACTCGAAGGCCGCCGACACCCGCCGTTCCACCGGCTCCACCACCAAGATCATGACCGCTCGTGTCGTGCTGGCCCAGCCGAATCTGAACCTTGACGCCAAGGTCACGATTCAGAAGGCGTACAGCGACTACATCGTCTCCAAGGGCGCCTCCTCGGCGCACCTGATCGTCGGCGACAAGGTGACGGTCCGTCAGCTTCTGTACGGGTTGATGCTCCCGTCCGGGTGCGACGCGGCCTACGCTCTCGCCGACAAGTTCGGCAGCGGCTCCACGCGGGCCGCACGGGTCAAGTCGTTCATCGGCAAGATGAACTCGACTGCCAAGAGCCTGGGTCTGAAGAACACCCACTTCGACTCGTTCGACGGCATCGGGAACGGGGGGAACTACTCGACTCCCCGCGACCTGACCAAGCTCGCCAGCAGCGCGATGAAGTACTCCACCTTCCGGTCCGTCGTGAAGACGACGTCCACCAAGCAGAAGGTGACCACGAAGAGCGGTGGCTACCGCTACATGTCGTGGACCAACACCAACACGCTGTTGAAGAGCTACTCCGGAACCATCGGTGTCAAGACCGGTTCCGGCGCGGTTGCCAAGTACTGCCTGGTCTTCGCCGCGACCCGGAACGGCAAGACGGTCATCGGGACCGTTCTCGCCTCCACCTCGGCGACCAGCCGTGCCACGGACGCGACGAAGCTGATGAACTACGGCTTCAAGAAGTAG
- a CDS encoding carboxypeptidase regulatory-like domain-containing protein, whose protein sequence is MEPSCSTPKKNEFACFALRRTDLATARRSSEPAGYGPSDLRGAYDLPSNGGAGQTVAVVAAYDDPTAEQDLAVYRQQYGLPACTTGNGCFRKVDQRGGTDYPQPDPEWAGEISLDLDMVSAVAPNAHILLVEADSADRENLGAAVDQAVALGAKFVSNSYGSYYDSYPGGGEDPAETTDTHYDHPGVAMVVASGDLNYGVPYPAASPYVTSVGGTSLARDPNSPRGWSESVWSNGNSGTGSGCSAYQAKPAFQKDTGCPRRTVADVSAVADPATGVAVYQTYGQTGWQVYGGTSAATPIIAGVYAAAGTPAADSYPNSYPYAAAGGLNDVTSGSNGECDPAYLCTAGQGYDGPTGLGTPRGLGAFRGGPRGEVSGTVTDSGTGKPVAGAAISGGDVVVHSDASGAYTLSLPAGTYDIGVEAFGYATVSTPDVTIDDGAALTRDYALQTVPSRTVTGRVTDGSGHGWPLYAKIVVDGSPGGPVWTNPATGAYSVKLPQNRAHTLRIAASLPGYEEVTRRLAAGTTAQKLDIPVPADVWSAGAPAYAPKLTGPTQEFTSSDSAPEGWSVVNAEGTQGGWAFDDPGSRSNTTGGDGGFAVVDSDHYGYPATQDSSLVSPRFDFTDVAVPELAFDTDLMPFFGQTADLDASIDNGLTWKNIRSLTNDAAGPTHLEVPLAAYAGKPSVRLRFHYTASYALWWAVDNVFIGGRELTPTPSGLITGTVTDANTGTGLASATVTDRDRPGLSAITAATPDDPNRGDGFFTLTAPPGKHALTASTPRYTERTKTVAARADTVVTSSWKLAAGQLSLTTGPIEATAVLGKSATHKLTITNTGGAQATLTLAERAGSGGTDQGAPLHRVNRRLLPSSGADGHSAQIDGRTTRTAGRAAASTAAGPSGDAWRPVADLPTAIMDNVVDTYDGKVYSAYGYDGEDDTGDLYRLTPDTRTWTKLTSSPHPRRAPAHGFIDGKFYAAGGWGSSTGGIDPGLDIYDPVRNTWTSGAKAPKAYAGSGSTVLDGKLYTIGGCAATSCGTTDASVYDPQDDRWSEIAPYPEPIAWQSCAAIGTRIYCAGGESGGAVAVSSAYVYNPATDKWSDLPDMPSPLWGAAYTAANGLLLISSGVTDDSQLTNQGFALDPATGTWSVLPNANTSTFRSGGATGFYKVGGTVEAYELSPTATVELLPGYDQAGLSEVTWLGESAKKITLSPGQKTVLTLTFDTAKLEVAQPGDYGARLALFTDTPYALPDIPVSLHVDPPRTWGDISGTILGATPAGGTAPLAGATVQIDSWAGSYTLTTRADGTFGLWLDSRNNPLTVIVAKDGYRPTVATVRLKKGATVTHDVTLKRV, encoded by the coding sequence ATGGAGCCCTCCTGCTCCACACCCAAGAAGAACGAGTTCGCGTGCTTCGCCCTGCGCCGCACGGACCTCGCGACCGCCAGGCGGTCGTCGGAACCGGCCGGGTACGGCCCCAGCGATCTGCGAGGCGCCTACGACCTCCCGTCCAACGGCGGCGCCGGCCAGACCGTCGCCGTGGTCGCCGCGTACGACGACCCGACCGCCGAGCAGGACTTAGCGGTGTACCGGCAGCAGTACGGGCTGCCGGCCTGCACCACCGGCAACGGCTGCTTCCGCAAGGTCGACCAGCGCGGCGGCACCGACTACCCGCAGCCCGATCCCGAGTGGGCCGGGGAGATCTCGCTGGACCTGGACATGGTCTCGGCCGTGGCCCCGAACGCGCACATCCTGCTCGTCGAAGCCGACAGCGCCGACCGCGAAAACCTCGGCGCAGCCGTCGACCAGGCCGTCGCGCTCGGCGCCAAGTTCGTCTCCAACTCCTACGGCTCCTACTACGACAGTTACCCCGGGGGCGGTGAGGACCCCGCCGAGACCACCGACACGCACTACGACCACCCCGGCGTCGCCATGGTCGTCGCCTCGGGAGACCTGAACTACGGGGTCCCCTATCCCGCCGCCTCCCCCTACGTCACCTCGGTCGGCGGCACCTCCCTGGCCCGTGACCCGAACAGTCCCCGCGGATGGTCGGAGTCGGTCTGGAGCAACGGCAACAGCGGCACCGGCTCGGGCTGCTCCGCCTACCAGGCGAAACCGGCCTTCCAGAAGGACACCGGCTGCCCGCGGCGCACCGTCGCGGACGTCTCGGCCGTCGCCGACCCCGCCACCGGGGTGGCGGTCTACCAGACCTACGGGCAGACCGGCTGGCAGGTCTACGGAGGGACCAGCGCGGCCACGCCGATCATCGCCGGGGTCTACGCGGCCGCCGGAACGCCGGCGGCCGACAGCTACCCCAACTCCTACCCCTACGCCGCCGCCGGCGGCCTCAACGACGTGACCAGCGGGTCCAACGGCGAGTGCGACCCTGCCTACCTGTGCACCGCGGGGCAGGGATACGACGGACCCACCGGACTGGGCACGCCCCGGGGCCTCGGCGCGTTCCGCGGCGGGCCGCGCGGGGAGGTCTCCGGGACGGTCACCGACTCCGGGACCGGCAAGCCGGTGGCCGGGGCGGCGATCTCGGGCGGTGACGTCGTGGTCCACTCCGACGCCTCGGGGGCCTACACGCTGTCCCTGCCGGCCGGGACCTACGACATCGGCGTCGAGGCCTTCGGGTACGCGACCGTGTCCACACCTGACGTCACGATCGACGACGGGGCCGCCCTGACGAGGGACTACGCACTCCAGACGGTGCCCAGCCGCACGGTCACGGGGAGGGTCACCGACGGTTCCGGTCACGGCTGGCCGCTCTACGCCAAGATCGTGGTGGACGGCTCGCCCGGCGGCCCGGTGTGGACCAACCCCGCGACCGGCGCGTACAGCGTCAAGCTCCCCCAGAACCGTGCGCACACCCTGCGGATCGCGGCCTCCCTCCCCGGCTACGAGGAAGTCACCCGGCGCCTCGCGGCAGGCACGACGGCGCAGAAGCTCGACATCCCGGTACCCGCCGACGTCTGGTCGGCCGGCGCCCCCGCCTATGCGCCGAAGCTGACCGGCCCGACGCAGGAGTTCACCTCGTCGGACTCCGCGCCCGAGGGCTGGTCGGTGGTCAACGCCGAGGGAACGCAGGGCGGCTGGGCGTTCGACGATCCCGGATCGCGTTCCAACACCACCGGCGGCGACGGCGGTTTCGCGGTGGTCGACAGCGACCACTACGGCTACCCGGCCACCCAGGACTCCAGCCTGGTCAGTCCGCGGTTCGACTTCACCGACGTCGCGGTCCCCGAGCTGGCCTTCGACACCGACCTCATGCCCTTCTTCGGTCAGACCGCCGACCTCGACGCCAGCATCGACAACGGCCTGACCTGGAAGAACATCCGGTCCCTCACCAACGACGCGGCCGGCCCGACACACCTCGAGGTGCCCCTGGCCGCGTACGCGGGCAAGCCCTCGGTCCGGCTGCGGTTCCACTACACCGCCTCCTACGCCCTGTGGTGGGCCGTGGACAACGTCTTCATCGGCGGCCGGGAACTCACCCCCACCCCGTCCGGCCTGATCACCGGAACCGTCACCGACGCCAACACCGGCACGGGGCTGGCATCCGCCACCGTCACCGATCGGGACCGGCCCGGCCTGAGCGCGATCACGGCGGCGACACCCGACGACCCGAACCGCGGCGACGGCTTCTTCACGCTCACCGCGCCGCCGGGCAAGCACGCCCTCACGGCATCGACGCCGCGCTACACCGAGCGGACCAAGACGGTCGCGGCACGCGCCGACACCGTCGTCACCTCGTCGTGGAAGCTCGCGGCGGGTCAACTGTCCCTGACGACCGGCCCGATCGAGGCGACTGCGGTCCTGGGCAAGAGCGCGACGCACAAACTGACCATCACCAACACCGGTGGCGCGCAGGCCACCTTGACGCTGGCGGAACGGGCGGGCTCCGGCGGCACCGACCAGGGCGCACCCCTCCATCGCGTCAACCGGCGTCTGCTCCCGTCATCCGGCGCCGACGGGCACTCCGCGCAGATCGACGGCCGCACCACGCGGACCGCCGGGCGCGCGGCCGCCTCCACCGCGGCCGGGCCCTCGGGTGACGCCTGGAGGCCCGTCGCCGACCTGCCCACGGCCATCATGGACAACGTCGTCGACACCTACGACGGCAAGGTCTACTCGGCCTACGGGTACGACGGGGAGGACGACACCGGCGACCTGTACCGTCTCACCCCGGACACAAGAACCTGGACCAAGCTCACCTCGTCCCCGCACCCGCGCCGCGCTCCCGCGCACGGCTTCATCGACGGCAAGTTCTACGCCGCGGGCGGCTGGGGCAGCAGCACGGGCGGTATCGACCCGGGCCTGGACATCTACGACCCGGTCCGCAACACCTGGACCAGCGGCGCGAAGGCGCCCAAGGCCTACGCCGGATCGGGCAGCACCGTCCTGGACGGAAAGCTGTACACGATCGGCGGTTGCGCGGCCACGAGCTGCGGCACGACCGACGCCTCCGTCTACGATCCCCAGGACGACCGCTGGTCCGAGATCGCCCCGTATCCGGAGCCCATCGCCTGGCAGTCCTGCGCCGCCATCGGAACCAGGATCTACTGCGCCGGCGGGGAGAGCGGAGGCGCCGTCGCCGTCTCCTCCGCGTACGTCTACAACCCTGCCACCGACAAGTGGTCGGACCTGCCCGACATGCCGAGCCCGCTGTGGGGGGCGGCGTACACCGCGGCGAACGGACTGCTGCTGATCTCCAGCGGAGTGACCGACGACAGTCAGCTGACGAACCAGGGCTTCGCCCTCGACCCCGCGACCGGCACGTGGAGCGTCCTGCCCAACGCCAACACCAGCACGTTCAGAAGCGGCGGCGCGACGGGCTTCTACAAGGTCGGCGGCACCGTCGAAGCCTACGAGCTCTCCCCCACCGCCACCGTCGAGCTCCTGCCCGGCTACGACCAGGCGGGACTGTCGGAGGTCACCTGGCTCGGCGAGTCCGCCAAGAAGATCACGCTGTCCCCCGGTCAGAAGACGGTCCTCACGCTCACCTTCGACACCGCGAAACTGGAGGTCGCGCAGCCCGGCGACTACGGCGCCCGGCTGGCACTGTTCACCGACACCCCCTACGCGCTGCCCGACATCCCCGTGTCCCTGCACGTCGACCCGCCCAGGACATGGGGCGACATCAGCGGAACGATCCTCGGGGCGACCCCGGCAGGAGGCACGGCTCCCCTGGCGGGCGCGACCGTGCAGATCGACAGCTGGGCCGGCTCCTACACGCTGACGACGCGCGCGGACGGCACCTTCGGGCTGTGGCTCGACAGCCGTAACAATCCACTGACCGTCATCGTCGCCAAGGACGGCTACCGGCCGACCGTGGCCACCGTGCGGCTCAAGAAGGGAGCCACCGTCACCCACGACGTCACGTTGAAACGGGTATAG